Below is a genomic region from Spirosoma radiotolerans.
AAAAACCGCATTTTTTAGCAGCCCATACGTTTGCAACGTCTCCACTAAAGGCGCTGGAGCTACCGCTTTGCAATCGACGTACAGGTTTGTGGGAGTCGGATGAGTTGCGTTCCAGTGAGCAACCAGCTGACAAACTTCGGCCAGGGTCGGGATTCGTTCGGTCTGAAAACGATCGGCAAAGCCCTTGCCCGCCGATAGTGTTTTAAGGGCCGACAGAGGCTGATCGCTGACCGGACCTGTGCCCGTCGATGTGCGGTTTAAGCTGCCATCATGCAAAATAATCAACTGGCCATCCTGCGTTGTCCGAACATCGATTTCAATGTAGTCGACTTGCATCTTCAGTACTTCCCGAAAGGTCGCAAGCGTGTTTTCGGGCGCGAGCTGTGAATTTCCCCGATGGGCAGAAACGCCTGTAGGGTAGCGAGCTGCCATAAGCGTACGGTACTTTTT
It encodes:
- a CDS encoding glycerophosphodiester phosphodiesterase; its protein translation is MTNRQPVQTWSLGLLFWGLITSNLVIGQSTDKLGSVADSIKKYRTLMAARYPTGVSAHRGNSQLAPENTLATFREVLKMQVDYIEIDVRTTQDGQLIILHDGSLNRTSTGTGPVSDQPLSALKTLSAGKGFADRFQTERIPTLAEVCQLVAHWNATHPTPTNLYVDCKAVAPAPLVETLQTYGLLKNAVFYGSDDALLALKQVAPTARLMPSLRKAEEMPDKINKLNPYAFDLNWLAVNETLIQQIHQQGVKAFSDLLGPLDSPEQYRKAAHIGIDVIQTDYVISVYQTLAQSTK